The stretch of DNA CGGCCACGCGGGCACGCTCGATCCGCAGGCCTCAGGCGTATTGGTCATCGGTTTCGGCCACGGCACGCGGCTGTTGAACTATATCGTCGACCACACCAAGACCTACGAGGCGACCATCCGGCTCGGCCAGGCCAGCACCACCGACGATTCCGAAGGCGACATCATGACGGTTGCCCCCGTGAAACTGGCCGATGATTCTCGAAACGAAACCGTGCAGGCCATACCGGCGGAATCGGATGATGATGCCACCGATAGCGGCGTGAATATGCATAGGGAAAGCAATATCGTAGCCGTGTCGGATGGAGGTCGCGACGCCGATGGAAGCTTGTCCAAGACTTCTTCGGATATCGAAAAGGCCGACGACTTGCTACAGGTTTTTGATGGTGGAACGTCTTGTGCTGACGGACACGACAAAATCCGTATACTGACACTTCAACAGATCAAGCAGGCCATCAACGAGCATCTGACCGGTGATATCGAGCAGGTGCCGAGTTCCTATTCCGCCGTTCGTGTCAATGGCCGTCACGCATACGAGCTGGCCCGTCAGGGTAAGGCCGTGGAACTTGCCGCCCGTCCGGTCACCATCAGCGAATTCACCGTGCTTGGCGCTCGCAACGCCGAAGCAGAAACGGATGGCTTACCTGCCGGAGATATCGAAGACGAACCAAATCAAAAGGCTGCTGGACGGACTCCTGTCGTGGACGTGGACGTACGCATCAGCTGCTCTACGGGCACGTATATCCGTTCGCTCGGACGTGATCTGGGCCAGCTTCTGGGCGTCGGCGGTTACCTGACAAGGCTGCGGCGTACGCGGGTCGGCAGGTTCGATCTGACCGCTCCGCAACTGGCACAACGCGTGGTCACCGCCCACGCCAAGCCGCATACCTTCACCAATCGTGAGGGCTTGACGCTGACGTTGAACAAGGCCGTGCTCGACGTTGATGCCGAAGAACTGAAGCGTCGCTCTCTGACCATGCTTGAGGCCGCGCAACGTACGATGCCGACCGTTCCCATCACCGATGCCGACGCCCGGAACCTGCGTTTCGGTCGCAGACTGCCGATGCCGATGGCGGACAATGCAGACTCCAATACGCTCTCCGGCGCCGATTCTTGTGCCCAAAACGACAGAAGCAACGAGACGAATACCATCGCTGCGGTATTTCTGCCGCAAACCGGTGAGATTGTAGGCATCGTGGAACCGGCCAATGCCCATGAGCTCAAGTCCGTAGTGGTTTTCCCGCCAACTGTGTGAAGGCTCAAAAGAAAAGGGGCTTTCGCGCAGGCGGCTTGGCTGATAAGATGGCTTGCGGCAGACAAGACAAAGGATTTTGATGAAAATCACCAGGTTGACACCCGACGATAACGGATTGGTGGATTGGCCCACCCTGAGTTCGCACAAGCGCGTAGTGATGACGATTGGCGTGTTCGACGGCATGCACAAAGGGCATCAGGCCGTTGTGCGCCGCGTGGTGGAGCTGGCGAAAAAGACCGATTCCCTGTCCGTAGCGATGATTCTCGATCCGCGGCCGGCGCTTGCGCATACCTATGCCAACGAGCACGACGGCATGGACTTGCCGGTGGATTTCGTGGACACGCAGGCTCTGAGTTCGGTCGAGCAGCGGGCGCGGGTCATGGACGAACTTGGGGTGGACCGCGTGCTGGTGCTGCACTATACAATGGCGTTTGCGGCCAAATCGTTCCGTTTCTTCCTGGGCCAGATGGTCGGCAAGCTGGGCATGCGTACGCTCGTGCTCGGCCAGGACGCGGCAATGGGTGCGAACCGCAAGGGCGATATCAAGGCCATTCAGGAGCTTTGCGAGGCCACGCGCGTCTTCGAGCTCGACGTGGTCGATGATTTGGGGCCCGGCTATACGTGGGTGCCGTCGCATTTCGAGCCGAAGATGCCGGAAGGCACCGGTGAGCCGCAGGACCCGCGAGAAGCCATGAACAAGGCCGAACTGCGCGCGTGGAGCAAGCAGAACAATTGCCGCAAGGTGCGCGTCTGGAGCTCGTCGAACGTGCGTTATCTGCTTTCGCAGGGGTGTGTGAAGGCTGCCTCTGAAATTCTGGGGCGCGACCATGCGGTCGAAGGCGCTGTGGTGCATGGTGAGCAGCGCGGGCGCGAGATCGGCTTCCCGACCGCGAATCTGGCGCAGAAAGTCGAGGGCTATGTACCCGTCGACGGGGTGTACGCCGGTTGGCTAGTCGATTTGGGGCCGATTGACGATGATGCGAATAACGATGGCGGTACTTCTGATGGCGGTACTGCCGCTAGCAGCGCGAACAACGCCGCACAAAGCACTGCGTCCAGCGGTGTGAACGCCGCGAATCTGGCATCTCCCTCGGCGCAGATGCGTATGGCCAAGGGTTCGCCGTGGCGTTGGCCTGCCGCGATTTCCATCGGGACCAAGCCGACGTATAGCGACGAGACCGGCATCAACGAGCGGGTCATCGAGCCGTATTGTGTCACCGACGATTGGCTGGATCTTTACGACCACAAGGTGCGCGTTGAATTCACGCAATTCCTGCGCGGCCAGGTCAAGTTCGACGGCACCGACGAGCTCAAGGTCGCACTGAAGGACTACGCCGATCAGACGCTGGAGATTGTTGACGCGAAGTGAGACCGGTGTTGGCTGGATTGTTATTGGCTGTTTGATGAACGGATTCGGGCGTCGCGATCGAGAGTAGACCGTAGACCGTAGACTGTAGACCGTAGACCGTAGACCGTAGACTGTAGACCGTAAACCGGTGTGTCCCGCTTATATGAATGCTTGGTTGTTACGTGTCATAGCGGGTTTGGCTTGTATAGATAGGCCGTAAAAGAGGGTCTCTGCAGATTTTAGGCAGGGACCCTCTTTTTGATGCTTTGTTGTTGTGCAGTCGCCGTTGTGCGACTTGGTGTTCTGTCGTTCGGACGTGGTGAGACTGAAACCAGGTTCTTCCTATTCCAGCGTGAAGCCGTCGAAGGTGAAGCCAGGGCTCACCACACAGGAGACCAGAGCGTCGCCCTTGCCGGGCACGGTGCGTTGCCAGCAGCCTTCGGGTATGACCACTTGGCCTACCGGCGTCGATGACGTATCCACATCGGCCGAGGCAAGTCCCTGTCCGAGCGTGTAGAGTGTGCGTCCGGATTCGTCGGCCGGTGCGTCGCCATATCCCCCCAGTTCAAGGCCGACGGTGGCCGGTCCGTGCCAAAGCCAGATTTCCGTGGCGTCCACCTTGTGCCAGGCGCTCGCATCGCCCTGTGCCAAAAGGAAGTAGATCAGTGAGGCCAGCGGCCGGCCTTCGGTCGCTTTCATCGATTTCAGATCGGCGGCGGTGGCGGCGTAGGTAGACTCGGAATACGCTACGTCGGTTGTGACGGAACCTGCCGAAGCTGCGGCATTGCCGGTGCCGGTAGTGCGCAGCTCTTCGCCGCGCTGTGCGGCCTGCTTCGTTGCCGTACCGGCCGCGGCCTGCAGGCTCAGCCAGGTCTGACGGTACCAGCCGCCCTCGGGATGCGCCTCAAGACCCAGCGTCTTGACCACGTGCTGTGCATACTCGCTCATATCCTCAAATGCAACGCTCATCGTTGTATCCCCTCCCATAATGAATGTTCTCGAAAACACAGACCCGGCTTTTGCCGACATTATGTTTCCTGCCGGGTTCATTCTACCAATTCCTTGGGAATCGGCTGCAGATGAGATTCTTTGATGCGAAGTTTTAGTTGATGGGTTTAGAAATACGTTATTGAGAGAAATCCATTTTCCGGCTTGCGCTTTCCTTGATTGGAGTCGCTCATACTCAGGGCTTTCAGGGTTGATAAATCAGGGATGTTTCAGGGTGTTCACCGATACGGTTTTCGGATTTCGGCCCGTAGGGTGGAAACGTAAACGGCATTGTCGGTGGCAATTATGCCGGTCAAAGGAGAACGAAGATGATACCAACCCTTGAAGCGTCATTGGTGGCGCAGCATGTTTCCTATCGATGCGACGGTGAATCTGCATGAGTGGCGTCAACATTTCCTCGCCGGTCTCTCGGCTGGCACAGCACGGCGTGCAGAAGACGGCGACAACCGTTGCGGACGCGCAACCGGGTGAGCCTGCGGGCACCAACACGGGTTCGATATGGAACATGAATTCATGGTCGAGTTTGAGTGAGGTCATGCAGGTACCGCGTCGAGGCCATCGTCTGCGCAGGCTCCTTTGCGTAGGTGTCATCATCCTTGTCATCGCGGCACTGATTTCGGCAATCTGTTCGTCTTATGATTCCGTGAGTGACGAAAGCTGAGGGAGTAATGTAATGATTATGTCAGAAATGATAAGTCGTGATTGGTAATATGTTCGGTTTATCGATTTGAGAAGTCATTTAAATGACTTCCCGGTTATATGAGATTGTAGGTCAAAAAGCTTGAATGTTTTCCTACCTACAATCTCGTGTTTTGATGACGATTAAAGCACTATCTCCCTTTCGAAACGCTCAGTGCCTCAAGCGCGTCGCGCAGGGACGAGACCTCGATGATTTCCAAGCCTTTGACGGCTTTGAGTTTGCGACGGCTGCGGTTGGTGGGGACTACGGCGCGGGTGAAGCCCAGGCGTGCGGCCTCGTTGAGGCGATGGCTCAGCTGGGGGACGGGGCGTACCTGGCCGGTGAGGCTGATCTCGCCCATCGCGCAGGTGGTACGGGCGATGGGTTTGCTGGTGGCGGCGCTCGCCAATGCGGCGACGATGGCGAGATCGCAGGCCGGTTCCTTGGCCAGGCCGCCGGCAATGGTGGAAACGTAGAGGTCATTGGCCAGAAGATTCACGCGCCCGTGACGGTATAGCACCGCCGAAAGCATGGCCAGGCGATTCGAATCGATGCCGTTGGTGTTGCGGCGGGGCGTAGGCAAAACGGATTTGGTGACCAATGCCTGCACCTCGATCGGCAGACTGCGGTGACCGTCGAGCGTGAACGTGACGCAGGTGCCTTCCACCGGCGCGTCTTCGGTCGAAAGGAACAGGCCGGAGGGATCGCTGACCTCTTCGATGCCCTCGCCGCTCATGTCGAAACAGCCCACCTCGTCGGTCGGGCCGAAACGGTTTTTGGCGGCGTGCAACATACGCAGTGCGGTGACGCGATCACCCTCGAACTGGCAGACCACGTCGACCAGGTGCTCGAGCGTGCGCGGACCGGCGATGGAGCCGTCCTTGGTGACGTGGCCGACCAACATCACCGGGATATCAAGCGTTTTGGCGGTGTCGATCAGGGCGCTGGCCACTTCGCGCACCTGCGTGGAGCCGCCGGAGATGCCATCGACGTCCTGCGAGACGATGGTCTGCGCCGAATCCACGATGGCGAGGCTTGGCTTCTCCTGCTCGATCAGCCCTAGCACTGTGGCCAGGTCGGTGGTGGCGGCCAGCAGCAGGTTGCTTTCGAGCGCGTTGATGCGGGAGGCCCGCATACGCACCTGCGCCTGCGATTCTTCGCCCGAAATATACAGGACGGATTTCTTGGCGTTGCCGCGTGCCACGTTTCCCGCGGTTTCCAGCAGCAGCGTCGATTTGCCGATGCCAGGTTCGCCGGCGACCAACACGACCGAGCCCGGCACGATGCCGCCGCCGAGCACCCGGTCGAACTCGCCGAAGCCGGTGGGGATACGCTTCGCGCCTTCAGTCGAGATTTCGGTAATCGGCTTGGCCGCGGCGCTGCCTGCGATGACCGCGGAGCTGGCCTGCGTGCGCGAGGTCCGTCCGGGTGCGGCGGTGCGTGACGCGGCGGCGGGCCGTGCCTCGTGGAATTCCTCGATGGTGCCCCACGCGCCGCATTCTGGGCAGCGCCCGTACCATTTCACGCCGTTCCATCCGCACTCCGAGCAGACATACTGTGTCGCATTCTTTGCCATGATGCCGACGCTAGCCAATTTTGCCGACAAGGGCAAGTCAGTCGGAGGAAAATCATGAAATCGGGAAATCAGGAGAATGTTCAATTCCCCGTCAATGATTCTTTCACCGACCAAACATGAGAGTCCTGAAACCGTTATATTGCGGAATAATAGGTATCTTGGTGCACCAAGTCCGCGGAATCGAGGCAATTGAATGCCGATTCTTCATTTTTTAGCCCTCTTGGTGCACCAAGTACCCCAAAAATTACAGAATTCATATCAATTCTTTGATTTTTGCGCCTCTTGGTGCCACCAAGAATATGAAAATACGGGAATTGGATGGAGATTGACGGCTGAAGTTGTGTCGTGAAGTCGACATTGTTTTGAATTTCCCCAATTGGCCAGCGTCAGCCCGATGTGAAATAATTGCGGCTATGTCGACTCAACAAAGGAATTCCTCTTCTTCTCATGGCAAATTGATCGCCGTCGTGATTGCGGCTGCGGTGGTAATCGTCCTTGCCCTGCTTTCCGCGTTCGTATGGCCGGGCTGGGCGATGAACAAAAGCGCCAGCGAAGAACAAAAACAGCAGCAGACGACTTCCGCCAAGCCCCAGCCCACCACCCCGAGCATCAAGGCCAAGGAGCTGCCGCAGGACGCCACGCCTCTGCTGAAGGCGATGCCCGACACGGTTGTCAATTTCGCGCGTACGGAAGCCGCTCCCAGCGCAAACTGGACGTCCGCCTCCCCGCTGGAGGAATACACGCTCACGTATTCGACAGGAAACATAGCCAAGGACGTCACGCTTGTGGTGGCGCAATGGTCCGGCAACGATACGGCGAAAACGCAATATGACACGCTGGTCGGCGCGCTCAAAGGTACGGATGTGGCCAGTGGTGACGTCAAGGTTTCCGGCAATGCCACGGGCAAATACGTGGTGAAAGCCAATGGAGACAAGGGCAAGACGGCCACGGCGGTCTGGCAGAACGATACCGTCGTTTTTCAGGCCACGGGTCCCAAGGATTCGATCCAACGCTTCTATTCGAAATTCCCGCTTTAGGTCGAATCTCCCGGCGTTCGTGTTTAATGGATCGAGGCAATGCTGAGGTGACGCGTTCGTTGTGTGATTTGCGCTGGTCTGGTGGAAATGGGAACAACAGCGTTTTAAGTCGGCAAGAGCGAGTAACATAGGTAAAGTTGCAAACTTATAGTCAAGGATTGGAGGCTTCAGATGGGTTCTGTCATCAAGAAGCGCCGCAAGCGGATGAGCAAGAAGAAGCACCGCAAACTGCTGCGTAAGACTCGTCATCAGCGCAAGTAGTAATAAAGCTTTTTACCAAGGTTCGGGGTCGCAAGGCTCCGGGCCTTTTGTTGTTGATGTGCGTCCCGTTTCGCTGCGTTTCCGTTTCGCTGCGCTTCCGTTTCCCGATATGGCCGGATTATTGGCGCCAAAGCGCGTGAATTGCTATCAGGTAGCGTAAAACGCTGGCATATCGGCGCGTTTCGTGAAATCATGAGGTATGGCACAAATTACTTTGGGTGGCGTGGCCACCAATACCGTAGGAAATCTCCCCGCCGTCGGCTCTGCAGCTCCGGCTTTCACGCTCGCTGATGGCGATCTCAACGACTTCGACTCGTCGAAATTCGCGGGCAAGAAGGTTGTCATCAACATCTTCCCGTCCGTCGACACGGACGTCTGCTCGATGTCGGTGCGCAAGTTCAATCAGATGGCCGACGAGCTCGAAGACACCGTCGTGGTCTGCGTTTCCAAGGATCTGCCGTTCGCGCAAGGCCGTTTCTGCGGGGCGGAGGGCATCAAGAACGTCGTCACCGGTTCTGCGTTCCGTTCCTCGTTCGGTGAGGATTACGGAGTGACCATCGCCGACGGTGGCATGAAGGGACTGCTTTCACGCGCCGTGGTTGTCGTCGACCGTGACGGCAAGGTCGCCTACACGCAGCAGGTTCCGGAAATCGGCACCGAGCCGGATTACGACGCCGCTCGCAAGGCGGTCGAAGCGCTCAAGTAGCGCAAACATGGAATTGCGCCATATTCGAGCCGCTTACAAGCAATTAGCGGCGCAAATATGGCGCATTTTTTATTTGCTGGAACCCGGGCCCGGAATCAGTTCTCGGAAACGGTCAGCACGCGCGGGCCGTTCGGGTTGCCGACGATGACCTTGTCCACGCGGTTGAGGAAGAGGCCGTGCTCCACCACGCCGACCGTGTTGATGAGGTCTTCGGCGAGATCCTGCGGGTGGTCGATGCGTTCGAGATGCAGGTCGACGACATAGTTGTTCTCGTCGGTGCGGACCTCGGTGCCGTCGGCGTTACGGCGAAGCACCGGCTTGTAGCCCTTGTCCTCGAACTTCTTGATGACGTGGGCGGAGCCGTAGGGGATGACCTCGACGGGCAGCGGGAACGCACCGATAGTGTCGACCACCTTGGAGGCGTCGACGATCCAGATGTTGTAGTTGGCGTTCTCGTTGACGATCTTCTCCCAGAGCAGGGCCGCGCCGCCGCCCTTGATGCCGTTGAAGTTCTTGTCCACTTCGTCGGCGCCGTCGATGGCGAGATCGATATGGTCCACGTCGTCGATGTCGACGATCTTGATGCCGTAGCCCTCGGCCTGCTTGGCGGTGCGACGCGAAGTCGTCACGCCCGTGAACTTGAGGCCTTCCTCCTGGGTGCGACGGCCGAGCTCGTCGACCAGGAACCGCACGGTCGAGCCGGTGCCGAGGCCCGCGATCATGCCGTCCTTGATAAACTTGGCCCCCTCGATGCCAGCTGCCTTCTTAAGCGCGTCTTGTTGTTCCTTATCCATTGATACTCCTTTTAACAGGCCAGCTCAGTCATATAGTGACGAGCGTCACTATCCATAGTATCGGTGTTCCGATACTTTTATTTGTGTTCATGTTTTGTTTGTTTCTGTTACTTTTTGTGTTTCTCGTTGGCGATGAGGAACGGAACATTATTCAGTACGATGGTGCCATCTCCGGCCACATATCCGTCGATGGCGATAATGCCGCGGATGTGTCGCGGCCGACCGTTGTATGTCGGGCTGGTCTGCGGTGCCGGCGAAAAACGCAACGTGCCGTTCACGCTCAGCCCGTTGTGGATATATCGAGGTTCCGGATTCGTTTCCGGCTTCGGGCTGGAACCGGTGGCGCGTGGCGTGTCGCTGCTCTCGTCGTTTTCGACCGCGGCGGCATCGTCGTTGGTGACGATATCAACGGTATCGTTATTGGCGTTGGCGCCCGCACTAACACCAGCATCGGCGTTCGTGTCGTCATCGGTGTCGGTGTCGGCATCATCGTTTTCATTGGCGGTGGCGTCGATATAGCCTTCGTCGTCTGTGTCGGTATCGTCGGATTTGTGGCCGTTGTCGGCGTCGTCACTAGTGCCGTTCAATCTGTCATCGGTGTCATCGTGATTGTCGGCGTCATCGTTATTGTTGGCTTTATCGTCGCCGCCAGTGCCGTTGGCATCGGTGTTCTCGGATACTGGAGATGTATTCGTTTCAGCTGAGCGTTCGGCCTCGCCGGTGTTTGCGGAGTTGCCCGTTTCGGCAGGTTTGCCGGATTCGCTCGTCTCATCCGAGACCGGCAACTCGGTTTCGGTGGGGGTCTCGCTCCGGTCAGCAGGAATGGTGACGTCGTCTCCTACAGGCGAACCGCTGAAATTGGGATGAGAACGTACGGTTCGGCCGATCGTATCCGGCTTCTCTTCGTCTTCGTCGTGACGGACGTTTTCATCCGTCGTTTCGTCGTTCTCGGCCGCTCGATGATGCGCGACTACCGGCTTGCGCCCGCTGAAATCGTACTCGGGCACGCCTTCGGGCTGAGCAAGTCGTTCGGCGAGTGTCGGTTTGCGGGAAGCCGAAACGTCAGTCTGACCGGTCGTGTTTCCGTTCTCTGCGTTCTGGCTGTCGCTATCCATGGAACCGTCCTCGTTTCCGTCATCAAGCCCGCCGCCCGACTGTGTGCCGCGTTCGAGATGATACTGTTCCTCGGTGATTTTGCCGTCGATAAGCATGCGTGCGTCGGCGGGAATATCCACGCCCTTGGCATAGGCCGAGGCGAGCAGCGACTGCCAGCCTTCCAGCGGCAGGTAACCGTCCTTGACCCCGCTGCGCGCGTCGCCGGAGTAGGTGTGGGCCAGGTCGTCTACTTTTTCATTGCCTGGATTGCCGTTGTGTCCCTTGACCCAGACGAACTTCACCGGGCCGGGCCGGGCGGCGATTTCCGCGTCGATGGCCTTGATCAGCGGGGCGTTCTTCACGGGCTTGTGCTGCGAGTTCTTCCAGCCGTTCTTCTTCCATCCCTTGACCCAGGTGGTCGAGCAATTGATGGCGTACTGCGAGTCGGTTTCGATGGTCAGCGGTTCAGCGCCACGGTGCGCCCGCAACGCCTCGAGCACCGCGCAGAGCTCTCCGATCTGGTTGGTGCCGTTGGTGGCGCCGCCCGCGTCACTGTCGCCGTCGTGCTGGTGGCCGTCGGTCCGTGCAGCATTCGCCGCATGGTCCGCCCACGCCCATCCCATCGGCCCGTTGGGGTTGCCCAGCGCGCTGCCGTCCGTAGAAACCGTAATAGTCATGTTTCCAAGGTTACGTGTCGGCGGCGAAAACACAAAGGTCGGTCGGTAGGATTTTTGAAACCGCTTGATTGCGCTGTTTCAACTTTCCTATCGGCCGACCTTTGTGCTATTGGTTATTCGTCCAACGCCTTGTCGACCACATCGGTGGCCTCGGCGAGGACCTGGTCGAGCGCCTCGGGGGAGACGAACGACTCGGCGTAGATCTTGTAGATGTTCTCGGTGCCGGAGGGGCGGGCGGCGAACCAGTTGTTCTTGGTAGTCACCTTGATGCCGCCGATAGGAGCATCGTTGCCGGGCGCGCGCGTGAGTTTGGCGGTGATGTCCTCGCCGGCCAGGGTGGTCGCCGAGACCGCATCGGGGGTGAGATCCGCGAACTTCTGCTTCTGCTCGAGCGTGGTAGGCGTGTCGACGCGCTTGTACCAGCTTTCGCCGAATTTGGCGACCTGTTCCTGATGCAGTTGCGCCGGGTTCTTGCCGGTCTTGGCGGTGATTTCCGCGGCGAGCAGGTCGGGGATGATGCCGTCCTTGTCGGTGGTCCACACGTGGCCGTCGCGGCGCAGGAAACTCATGCCGCTGCTCTCCTCGCCGCCGAACGCGACCTCGCCAGTGAAGAGCGGGTCGACGAACCACTTGAAGCC from Bifidobacterium sp. ESL0800 encodes:
- a CDS encoding cupin domain-containing protein — translated: MSVAFEDMSEYAQHVVKTLGLEAHPEGGWYRQTWLSLQAAAGTATKQAAQRGEELRTTGTGNAAASAGSVTTDVAYSESTYAATAADLKSMKATEGRPLASLIYFLLAQGDASAWHKVDATEIWLWHGPATVGLELGGYGDAPADESGRTLYTLGQGLASADVDTSSTPVGQVVIPEGCWQRTVPGKGDALVSCVVSPGFTFDGFTLE
- a CDS encoding AURKAIP1/COX24 domain-containing protein; this translates as MGSVIKKRRKRMSKKKHRKLLRKTRHQRK
- a CDS encoding riboflavin kinase; the protein is MKITRLTPDDNGLVDWPTLSSHKRVVMTIGVFDGMHKGHQAVVRRVVELAKKTDSLSVAMILDPRPALAHTYANEHDGMDLPVDFVDTQALSSVEQRARVMDELGVDRVLVLHYTMAFAAKSFRFFLGQMVGKLGMRTLVLGQDAAMGANRKGDIKAIQELCEATRVFELDVVDDLGPGYTWVPSHFEPKMPEGTGEPQDPREAMNKAELRAWSKQNNCRKVRVWSSSNVRYLLSQGCVKAASEILGRDHAVEGAVVHGEQRGREIGFPTANLAQKVEGYVPVDGVYAGWLVDLGPIDDDANNDGGTSDGGTAASSANNAAQSTASSGVNAANLASPSAQMRMAKGSPWRWPAAISIGTKPTYSDETGINERVIEPYCVTDDWLDLYDHKVRVEFTQFLRGQVKFDGTDELKVALKDYADQTLEIVDAK
- the rpiA gene encoding ribose-5-phosphate isomerase RpiA, with the protein product MDKEQQDALKKAAGIEGAKFIKDGMIAGLGTGSTVRFLVDELGRRTQEEGLKFTGVTTSRRTAKQAEGYGIKIVDIDDVDHIDLAIDGADEVDKNFNGIKGGGAALLWEKIVNENANYNIWIVDASKVVDTIGAFPLPVEVIPYGSAHVIKKFEDKGYKPVLRRNADGTEVRTDENNYVVDLHLERIDHPQDLAEDLINTVGVVEHGLFLNRVDKVIVGNPNGPRVLTVSEN
- a CDS encoding tRNA pseudouridine(55) synthase TruB, which gives rise to MSKKNKQPELSGLLVVDKPLGVTSHDVVAAVRGELHMRRVGHAGTLDPQASGVLVIGFGHGTRLLNYIVDHTKTYEATIRLGQASTTDDSEGDIMTVAPVKLADDSRNETVQAIPAESDDDATDSGVNMHRESNIVAVSDGGRDADGSLSKTSSDIEKADDLLQVFDGGTSCADGHDKIRILTLQQIKQAINEHLTGDIEQVPSSYSAVRVNGRHAYELARQGKAVELAARPVTISEFTVLGARNAEAETDGLPAGDIEDEPNQKAAGRTPVVDVDVRISCSTGTYIRSLGRDLGQLLGVGGYLTRLRRTRVGRFDLTAPQLAQRVVTAHAKPHTFTNREGLTLTLNKAVLDVDAEELKRRSLTMLEAAQRTMPTVPITDADARNLRFGRRLPMPMADNADSNTLSGADSCAQNDRSNETNTIAAVFLPQTGEIVGIVEPANAHELKSVVVFPPTV
- the radA gene encoding DNA repair protein RadA, translated to MAKNATQYVCSECGWNGVKWYGRCPECGAWGTIEEFHEARPAAASRTAAPGRTSRTQASSAVIAGSAAAKPITEISTEGAKRIPTGFGEFDRVLGGGIVPGSVVLVAGEPGIGKSTLLLETAGNVARGNAKKSVLYISGEESQAQVRMRASRINALESNLLLAATTDLATVLGLIEQEKPSLAIVDSAQTIVSQDVDGISGGSTQVREVASALIDTAKTLDIPVMLVGHVTKDGSIAGPRTLEHLVDVVCQFEGDRVTALRMLHAAKNRFGPTDEVGCFDMSGEGIEEVSDPSGLFLSTEDAPVEGTCVTFTLDGHRSLPIEVQALVTKSVLPTPRRNTNGIDSNRLAMLSAVLYRHGRVNLLANDLYVSTIAGGLAKEPACDLAIVAALASAATSKPIARTTCAMGEISLTGQVRPVPQLSHRLNEAARLGFTRAVVPTNRSRRKLKAVKGLEIIEVSSLRDALEALSVSKGR
- the tpx gene encoding thiol peroxidase, giving the protein MAQITLGGVATNTVGNLPAVGSAAPAFTLADGDLNDFDSSKFAGKKVVINIFPSVDTDVCSMSVRKFNQMADELEDTVVVCVSKDLPFAQGRFCGAEGIKNVVTGSAFRSSFGEDYGVTIADGGMKGLLSRAVVVVDRDGKVAYTQQVPEIGTEPDYDAARKAVEALK